A genome region from Asterias rubens unplaced genomic scaffold, eAstRub1.3, whole genome shotgun sequence includes the following:
- the LOC117305689 gene encoding BET1-like protein: MDLGGRTRNGRGGASGTEDMLEAENNRLQDGLSSKVSTLKSLALDIEGETRDQNRYLEGMDGDFDSSAGLLGGTIKRFDGMLSSGRHNRRLMCYLIAIIVAIFILAYFLMTRVTR, from the exons ATGGATTTGGGTGGAAGGACACGAAACG GGCGAGGCGGGGCCTCAGGAACAGAGGATATGTTAGAAGCAGAAAACAACCGACTCCAAGATGGACTCTCTTCAAAAGTCTCAACTCTGAAATCg CTAGCGTTAGACATAGAGGGAGAAACGAGGGACCAGAACAGATACCTAGAGGGAATG GATGGAGATTTTGACAGCTCGGCTGGTCTTCTCGGAGGGACAATCAAACGCTTCGATGGAATGCTCTCCTCTGGTCGTCATAATCGTCGGCTTATGTGTTACCTGATCGCAATCATCGTCGCAATATTCATCCTTGCCTATTTCCTAATGACGAGAGTCACTAGATAA
- the LOC117305698 gene encoding thrombospondin type-1 domain-containing protein 7B-like, which yields MMHYLQFALLLLLLAEVVRGGSKDTLPKFPNKSGTNTNKNEDKKPPISKTDGGKSGGGTKATPQATPQRDLFMRIHDGWSACERRTSTSCGSFLQNITCVYIPDNKQVPMYFCDSLPSLGSTFQQCDHCSEDCVMTTWSAWTQCSSTCSPATRYRTRRVLTTARNGGQECGELSESEPCTELDGCEFEVHLTTYTWKIGEWSSCRQVSQQTGSRGCGIGRRLRSISCVSSQGEIVDSNQCLDNQDPRKKDSQPQAVAGCSLPCDCRTSSWSAWGLCSETCQHRSGPVRTGLQTRTREIQRLPENGGLPCPSLMEQRECEGEVLPECPRFEWVAEDWQRCQLTHDNEGLCGAGRQRRQVYCIEEGDESYIPVSEESCITSPVNSSLHQPPMKRACWVNCPVDCQLGQWQNWSPCSKSCEEGVQIRTRDVLVAPAFEGGECGPLAEAKECEFVECSWWHTSRWTSCSLNRGITDCGSGVHARVLYCMSALDELLDDEFCPGEEPPWQETCKIPCPTDCVISEWSDWGSCSKTCGKKGGMQMRSRQILAYSDLEDDSCLPETELTQYRPCNLHLSCQTYTWQVEAWGECSVNGTAAGNCDRDSGVQYREISCEKDSGVAQDETFCDPSSKPSGSRPCEVPCPADCKLSPWSALSDCSQTCGDNGHRIRSQRIVQLSANGGASCPGEANEDGVLFKMETCDNLPPCYSYQWNAGNWSECEVVGIDCGKGLQTREVHCGRSDGTTVEPGVCVREVLSTPPPSHQQCILPCAGDCLLSEWSVFGPCIRSCGLTAHTGYCRMQSRAIISIDPVTDNAEELCPHITSSDLMNYEPCDDPSFMYDWQVGAWQSCLLNEGDECGEGSEHRSILCQRSDSTFVPLHFCESSAATPPSTQAACDVPCVVDCIVSEWMAWSPCTQACGRGLKTRMRDILQQSANGGRSCPPLIDSMICIEMMCDKLEWEVSEWGPCEVIDPRSNCGHSAQVRTVSCKSGESYELECAKRFPHPDTSRHCVLPC from the exons ATGATGCATTATTTACAATTTGCCCTGCTACTTTTACTTCTGGCTGAAGTAGTGAGGGGTGGTTCAAAAGACACCCTCCCCAAATTCCCAAACAAATCTGGgacaaacacaaacaagaatGAAGACAAGAAACCACCGATCAGCAAGACAGATGGTGGAAAGAGTGGGGGTGGAACCAAAGCCACGCCTCAAGCCACACCCCAACGAGATCTATTCATGAGAATACATGATGGCTGGAGCGCTTGCGAGCGAAGAACTTCAACATCGTGCGGATCATTTCTACAAAACATTACCTGTGTCTATATCCCTGATAATAAACAAGTTCCGATGTATTTTTGTGACTCTTTACCCTCTTTGGGGTCGACTTTCCAACAGTGCGACCACTGTTCGGAGGATTGTGTGATGACCACTTGGTCAGCGTGGACGCAATGCAGCTCAACATGTTCCCCAGCGACAAGGTACAGAACGAGACGGGTGTTGACGACTGCGAGGAACGGTGGGCAGGAGTGTGGGGAGCTGTCGGAGAGCGAACCGTGCACAGAGCTCGACGGGTGTGAGTTTGAGGTTCACCTGACGACTTACACATGGAAGATCGGGGAGTGGAGTAGCTGCAGACAG GTTTCCCAGCAGACTGGTAGTAGAGGTTGTGGTATTGGACGAAGGTTACGCTCCATATCCTGTGTGAGCAGCCAGGGGGAAATAGTGGATAGCAATCAGTGTCTGGATAATCAAG ATCCTCGGAAGAAGGACTCGCAGCCTCAAGCCGTTGCTGGCTGCTCCTTACCATGTGACTGTAGGACCTCTTCATGGTCTGCATGGGGACTCTGCTCAGAAACCTGTCAGCACCGGTCTGGACCAGTTAGAACCGGTCTGCAGACCCGCACTAGGGAGATTCAGAGACTGCCAGAGAACGGTGGGTTACCGTGTCCGAGCCTGATGGAACAGCGGGAGTGCGAGGGAGAGGTTTTGCCGGAGTGCCCAAGATTTGAGTGGGTTGCTGAG GATTGGCAGCGATGTCAGTTAACACATGACAACGAGGGTCTTTGTGGAGCTGGAAGACAGAGACGTCAAGTGTATTGTATTGAGGAAGGAGATGAAAGTTATATCCCGGTCAGTGAGGAGTCTTGCATCACTTCAC CCGTCAACTCCTCCCTCCACCAGCCACCGATGAAGAGAGCCTGCTGGGTAAACTGCCCCGTTGACTGCCAGCTGGGTCAATGGCAAAACTGGTCTCCTTGTTCTAAGAGCTGTGAAGAGGGTGTCCAGATACGTACTAGAGACGTCCTCGTGGCTCCGGCGTTTGAAGGGGGGGAGTGTGGACCGTTGGCTGAAGCTAAAGAGTGCGAGTTTGTGGAGTGTTCTTGGTGGCACACAT CCAGATGGACCAGCTGTAGTTTAAACCGTGGCATAACAGACTGCGGTTCTGGTGTCCATGCGCGTGTCCTCTACTGTATGAGCGCCCTCGATGAGCTGCTAGATGACGAGTTTTGTCCGGGTGAAGAGCCACCATGGCAGGAGACCTGTAAGATTCCCTGCCCGACGGATTGCGTCATCTCAGAGTGGTCAGATTGGGGTTCATGTTCCAAGACGTGCGGCAAAAAAGGAGGAATGCAGATGAGGAGCAGACAAATTCTTG CCTATTCCGATCTTGAAGATGACTCATGCCTCCCTGAGACCGAGCTAACCCAATACAGACCCTGTAATCTTCACCTCTCATGCCAGACCTACACCTGGCAGGTAGAAGCATGGGGGGAATGCTCAGTGAACGGAACGGCTGCTGGAAATTGTGACCGAGACTCTGGCGTCCAATACAGAGAGATTTCATGTGAGAAAGATTCAG gcgtAGCCCAAGACGAGACGTTCTGCGATCCTTCTTCCAAGCCGTCTGGATCCCGTCCTTGTGAGGTCCCTTGCCCAGCAGACTGTAAGCTATCTCCCTGGAGTGCCCTCTCAGACTGTAGTCAGACATGTGGTGACAACGGACACAGGATACGCTCTCAGAGAATCGTCCAACTCTCGGCAAACGGTGGCGCTTCGTGCCCGGGTGAAGCAAATGAAGATG GTGTACTTTTCAAAATGGAGACATGTGACAATCTGCCCCCCTGCTACAGCTACCAATGGAATGCTGGGAACTGGAGTGAGTGCGAGGTAGTGGGTATAGATTGCGGTAAAGGACTACAGACTAgggaggtgcattgtgggaggAGTGACGGAACAACTGTTGAACCAG GTGTGTGTGTCCGTGAGGTTCTGTCTACCCCACCCCCATCCCATCAGCAGTGTATCCTACCCTGTGCTGGTGACTGCTTACTCTCTGAGTGGTCTGTCTTTGGTCCATGTATCCGCAGCTGTGGACTAACGGCTCATACTGGTTACTGTAGGATGCAATCAAGGGCCATTATAAGTATTG ATCCAGTCACGGATAATGCAGAGGAGTTGTGCCCTCACATCACCAGCAGTGACTTGATGAACTATGAGCCTTGTGATGATCCCAGCTTCATGTATGACTGGCAAGTAGGAGCATGGCAGAGCTGTCTGCTTAATGAAG gTGATGAATGTGGAGAAGGTAGTGAGCATCGGAGCATCCTGTGCCAGCGGAGTGATTCAACCTTCGTCCCTCTACATTTCTGTGAATCATCTGCTGCTACTCCACCCAGCACCCAAGCAGCATGTGATGTTCCTTGTGTCGTAGACTGCATTGTGTCAGAGTGGATGGCATGGTCACCTTGTACACAAGCCTGCGGAAGAG GATTGAAGACCAGGATGAGGGATATTCTACAGCAGAGTGCCAATGGTGGGCGGAGCTGCCCACCTTTGATTGACAGCATGATTTGCATAGAGATGATGTGTGACAAACTAGAGTGGGAGGTTTCAGAG TGGGGCCCCTGTGAGGTTATTGACCCACGAAGCAACTGCGGTCACAGTGCACAAGTCCGGACGGTCTCTTGTAAGTCtggggagagctatgagttggaatgtgctaagcggtttccacatcctgacacaagcaggcattgtgtcttaccatgc